In Ailuropoda melanoleuca isolate Jingjing chromosome X, ASM200744v2, whole genome shotgun sequence, a single genomic region encodes these proteins:
- the ITM2A gene encoding integral membrane protein 2A isoform X2, with product MVKIAFNTPTAVQKEEARQDVEALVNRTVRAQILTGKELQVATQEKEGSSGRCMLTLLGLSFILAGLIVGGACIYKYFMPKSTIYRGEMCFFDSKEPVNSLRGAEPYFLPVTEEADIREDDNIAIIDVPVPRFSDSDPAAIIHDFEKGMTAYLDLLLGNCYLMPLNTSVVLPPKNLMEFFGKLASGKYLPQTYVVHEDLVAVEEIRDVSNLGIFIYQLCNNRKSFRLRRRDLLLGFNKRAIDKCWKIRHFPNEFIIETKICQE from the exons ATGGTGAAAATCGCCTTCAATACACCCACGGCGGTGCAAAAAGAAGAGGCGCGGCAAGACGTGGAGGCCCTTGTAAACCGCACGGTCCGAGCTCAGATCTTGACCGGCAAG GAGCTCCAAGTTGCCACCCAGGAAAAAGAGGGCTCCTCTGGGAGATGCATGCTTACTCTCTTAGGCCTTTCATTCATCTTGGCAGGACTTATTGTTGGTGGAGCCTGCATTTACAAATACTTCATGCCCAag aGTACCATCTACCGTGGAGAGATGTGCTTCTTTGATTCTAAGGAACCTGTAAATTCCCTTCGAGGAGCAGAGCCTTACTTCTTGCCTGTGACCGAAGAGGCTGACATTCGAGAGGATGACAACATTGCAATCATTGATGTGCCTGTCCCCAGATTCTCAGATAGTGATCCTGCAGCAATTATTCACGACTTCGAAAAa GGCATGACTGCTTACTTGGACTTGCTGCTGGGGAACTGCTATCTGATGCCCCTCAATACCTCTGTTGTTCTGCCTCCAAAGAATTTGATGGAGTTCTTCGGGAAACTGGCA agTGGCAAATACTTGCCTCAGACTTATGTGGTTCATGAAGACCTGGTTGCTGTGGAGGAGATTCGCGATGTTAGTAACCTTGGCATCTTTATTTACCAACTTTGCAACAATCGCAAGTCCTTCCGCCTTCGCAGAAGAGATCTCTTGCTGG GTTTCAACAAACGTGCCATTGATAAGTGTTGGAAGATTAGGCACTTCCCCAACGAATTTATCATTGAGACCAAGATCTGTCAAGAGTGA
- the ITM2A gene encoding integral membrane protein 2A isoform X3 has protein sequence MVKIAFNTPTAVQKEEARQDVEALVNRTVRAQILTGKVELQVATQEKEGSSGRCMLTLLGLSFILAGLIVGGACIYKYFMPKSTIYRGEMCFFDSKEPVNSLRGAEPYFLPVTEEADIREDDNIAIIDVPVPRFSDSDPAAIIHDFEKSGKYLPQTYVVHEDLVAVEEIRDVSNLGIFIYQLCNNRKSFRLRRRDLLLGFNKRAIDKCWKIRHFPNEFIIETKICQE, from the exons ATGGTGAAAATCGCCTTCAATACACCCACGGCGGTGCAAAAAGAAGAGGCGCGGCAAGACGTGGAGGCCCTTGTAAACCGCACGGTCCGAGCTCAGATCTTGACCGGCAAGGTA GAGCTCCAAGTTGCCACCCAGGAAAAAGAGGGCTCCTCTGGGAGATGCATGCTTACTCTCTTAGGCCTTTCATTCATCTTGGCAGGACTTATTGTTGGTGGAGCCTGCATTTACAAATACTTCATGCCCAag aGTACCATCTACCGTGGAGAGATGTGCTTCTTTGATTCTAAGGAACCTGTAAATTCCCTTCGAGGAGCAGAGCCTTACTTCTTGCCTGTGACCGAAGAGGCTGACATTCGAGAGGATGACAACATTGCAATCATTGATGTGCCTGTCCCCAGATTCTCAGATAGTGATCCTGCAGCAATTATTCACGACTTCGAAAAa agTGGCAAATACTTGCCTCAGACTTATGTGGTTCATGAAGACCTGGTTGCTGTGGAGGAGATTCGCGATGTTAGTAACCTTGGCATCTTTATTTACCAACTTTGCAACAATCGCAAGTCCTTCCGCCTTCGCAGAAGAGATCTCTTGCTGG GTTTCAACAAACGTGCCATTGATAAGTGTTGGAAGATTAGGCACTTCCCCAACGAATTTATCATTGAGACCAAGATCTGTCAAGAGTGA
- the ITM2A gene encoding integral membrane protein 2A isoform X1 — MVKIAFNTPTAVQKEEARQDVEALVNRTVRAQILTGKVELQVATQEKEGSSGRCMLTLLGLSFILAGLIVGGACIYKYFMPKSTIYRGEMCFFDSKEPVNSLRGAEPYFLPVTEEADIREDDNIAIIDVPVPRFSDSDPAAIIHDFEKGMTAYLDLLLGNCYLMPLNTSVVLPPKNLMEFFGKLASGKYLPQTYVVHEDLVAVEEIRDVSNLGIFIYQLCNNRKSFRLRRRDLLLGFNKRAIDKCWKIRHFPNEFIIETKICQE; from the exons ATGGTGAAAATCGCCTTCAATACACCCACGGCGGTGCAAAAAGAAGAGGCGCGGCAAGACGTGGAGGCCCTTGTAAACCGCACGGTCCGAGCTCAGATCTTGACCGGCAAGGTA GAGCTCCAAGTTGCCACCCAGGAAAAAGAGGGCTCCTCTGGGAGATGCATGCTTACTCTCTTAGGCCTTTCATTCATCTTGGCAGGACTTATTGTTGGTGGAGCCTGCATTTACAAATACTTCATGCCCAag aGTACCATCTACCGTGGAGAGATGTGCTTCTTTGATTCTAAGGAACCTGTAAATTCCCTTCGAGGAGCAGAGCCTTACTTCTTGCCTGTGACCGAAGAGGCTGACATTCGAGAGGATGACAACATTGCAATCATTGATGTGCCTGTCCCCAGATTCTCAGATAGTGATCCTGCAGCAATTATTCACGACTTCGAAAAa GGCATGACTGCTTACTTGGACTTGCTGCTGGGGAACTGCTATCTGATGCCCCTCAATACCTCTGTTGTTCTGCCTCCAAAGAATTTGATGGAGTTCTTCGGGAAACTGGCA agTGGCAAATACTTGCCTCAGACTTATGTGGTTCATGAAGACCTGGTTGCTGTGGAGGAGATTCGCGATGTTAGTAACCTTGGCATCTTTATTTACCAACTTTGCAACAATCGCAAGTCCTTCCGCCTTCGCAGAAGAGATCTCTTGCTGG GTTTCAACAAACGTGCCATTGATAAGTGTTGGAAGATTAGGCACTTCCCCAACGAATTTATCATTGAGACCAAGATCTGTCAAGAGTGA